In Astatotilapia calliptera unplaced genomic scaffold, fAstCal1.2 U_scaffold_17, whole genome shotgun sequence, the sequence AGACTGTGAGACAGAACATAGAGACCTGAAACGTGGGACAgaaatgcacaaagtaaacacaacatgaacacataaaacaaaacctaagaactaaaaCCGTAACAGCCATAACTGAGCCTggggtaataataataataataataactgcaataatcaaaacagcaaaggactcagaacataaaacatattataAAATACCAAAACACACGAGACTCAAAATGCTGAACCGTGACAACTGGAGCATCAGGGGCCAAATCACAAAACACGTTTATGAATGACTGAGCCACACATTTAATTTCTGACTGATTAACatattatcattaaaaataaaaacagtattattaaatattttaacccCATTATTGTTTATTATAACTTTGTAACAGTTTTATTATCATAAATAACTTGGCAGGTTGGGGCCGTAAATCACTTTGTAACATAAGTTTTTGTCATAATTTTGTCCCTCTCTGATCTCCAAACTTTGGAGAAtccatgttgttttatttcatatgaCATTTTTAAACTCACCAGTTTCCTGAATGATGACTGGATCACTTTGTGCTATGAGTAAAGTTGTGCCTGTTCTCCGCCCTCTGCATTGGTATTTTCCTCCTTTAGAGATCCTGATCACTTTATCTGATCCAACAGCTTCTGTGGACTTTACTGCAGATGAGGTTTCTCTGAACCACTCATATTTTAAGTCAGCAGAGTGTTTCACATCacaggtcagtgtcacactgccccctgctggtataggtaatctgtctgctgtcagagTGGCCTTCACTCCAAGGTCTGTAATTTAGAAAAAGATCAAAAGAATAAAATTGTTGCTCTGAATGTTTGATGCAAACTTAAATAATGTGAATCATCTTTTGCAGCCACACAATTCAACACACTGAACATCTACAGAGACTTTGGAGTGACGTGTTAGAAATCCCAGTATATCATCCAGCATACAAACCAACAACATAACTCGTGAGTGAGATAATCTGCACTACACACACTGTTGATATTTTCAGATCagataaacataaaaagaaaatccacatGTATGTGTCACGGTCGGGCGGATCACACACAGTAATTCGGCGTGCCCGTGTGGCGTGCTGGCTAGACCCAAGCGCGGCGAAGGCTAGCGGTGGGTTTGGAGcagacacgcagttattctagtaatgaccagtgcacgaagcgtggcttcggaactgtcgttacagacagagagcgagcggagccgggaagagaaaaaggattgaaaGGGATTGTCACTCACggttgctgaatcaggcggagactgacgtcggcagagtttcggagctcctgacacGAAGAGACtgatgtctgagcggcgaacaggtgggtggcgtctctcttttaaccccggccccgtgatcagctgatcacagccgatCACCGGCTGACAGTATGAAGCCACAGCTCTTCAGTAAATATACAGTTTATATCGtgggtgtgtgtttcagtgctCACACACTTAACATGgttatattaacattttaaccaataaatcaatgaaatgtttggtttatGATACAAAATATAACACAGAGGACGTCATTTAGAGcaacacaagaagaaaaaaccgTTTCTCACCTTCAGTGTTTCCATGTCTGACTGTACTGAGCactaaaataatgaatgaaacatCATCAGACATTATACAGCtgacaaaatcacaataaataaatgaactgaGGCTTTTTAAATCTTCACATGGCACAGTTATTGCTCATCACCAAATTGATGTGTTTCTATTAGCTGTGAAACAGGctggaaacatgaaaaaaaaactactctGCTGTGTTGAAGCTGTCAGATAAACAGGTTAAAGCAGTGATACAGTGTAATTGTCACCAGTGAGAAACATTTTCCTTCATCGCTGCCATCCAAACAGTAAAGGTGTGTATTGTACTCACAGAATAACCCCAGCAAACAGAGCAAAGAGTGCCCCATCCTCACGTCCAGCCCTGCACGCTGATCTGCATCTAATCTCAAAGTGTTCGACTTTGCATTGATAAAGAGAAGCTGCACTTAATGTAGATAAGACCAGAGTTTATATTCAGCTCCTCCTTCTATCACCTCTCTGTGCTTCCTTCCTTGTACACCAACCTCAAACAGCTCCTGTAGCTTTGACCACAGCAGTCGTGTGACGTGTTCACATTTCCTGTCCACTGCAAACATTTAAGTTTCTTTCCTGTTTAGTGTTCCTACCTTTCTCTGTGATatacaaaggtgctctgttgctTAGTTACTGACACACTTTGCAGGTCATAGTTTTATCTTTGTTGTCATGTCCTGCCTCCACGCGTCAGTATCACAACTACAGACTCACTGATCTGTCTGACTGAATGTGAACAAATTTATCTTTGTCTCCTCTGACAGAAGAATATTCGACCAACATTCATCAAGTTTCTTTTCATCCTCTTTAACAAAGTTTGTTGCTTGGCCTTTTCTGCTCACGTTAATGAACCTGATGtctacagacacacatgcagtgcACAGATTAACCAGCAGGGATCAGCAACTCATGCAGAGCCCTCAGCTGAGACATCCAACATGGCTGACATCAGTCAACGAGCCTTCAACGATTCCTCAAAGATATTTTCACCAGTTTTCTAAAagatttttgaacattttgaaaGGAAACTCAAAGtttaatgtgttaaaaaaaacgttatgtttttatttgaagatAAACTGAGCAACAAATTGTACAAAAATGCCAGATGCAgctaaaaaagattttttccacctcatgtgaaaaatatttatttctcataaggttaaaaaaacacaccagcttataaaaaaattcattttatttatgattcAGTCTTAAGAGGGTTAATATCGGAGCttctaataaacaaataaacagaggtCTGATATCAGgactgtaataaaataattattacatttttcagaatcagaatcagaatcagaaaggggttttattgccaaatgttgagcaggttaacaacattaggaaattgctgcagtgcttcagtgcaaacatactgtcataaattgcgcttaaatagacatgaaaaaaaaagtaagaataagaattaaaagtgctacgtagaaagatatatacatgatatatacatgagtgcaggtggtgatcagtgccaaacatggaatgatgcagtgacacagcgtagggtcatgtgttagtggtgggaacagtcgtacgtttattgttcatgtgtccaacagcagaggggaagaaactgttcttatggcgagaggttctggtgcaaatggaccggagcctcctgcctgaggggagcaggtcaaacagactgtgtccagggtgagaagggtcagctgtaatccgagctgcacgccccagtgtcctggaggtgcacaggtcctgcagagatgggagtctgcagccaatcaccttctcagccgagtgcacaacacgctgcagtctctgtttgtccctgatagtggctccagcataccacacggtgatggaggaggtgaggatggactcgatgattgcggtgtagaattgtatcatcgtccgtgttggcaggttgaatttcttcagctgcctcaggaagtacatcctctgctgggctttcttaatggtggaggtgatggtgggctcccacttcaagGTGCCTTTTTCATTGATGTTGCCACAGTCTGTCACAGCTCCACAGCTCTTCCTTCTCAGTGGGATGTGTTAGTTATCTTCCTCACCTGCTCCAGTCAGCTCAGGTTGGCACATTTGTTCTCCATCCTCAAATAGCTGCACATAAAAGGGTCGACTGTTCATCCACTCACTGAGTTACAGCACACTGAGGAAACTAACCTGACTGCAGAGAATCATCCTTGTAGTTGATCCACTTAATCCAGTCTTCTTCTGTCTCTGATCTTCTCCAGTGTTCAACCTGCAAACCTTCagttgtgcaaacacacacctgcTGTGGAAAAACACACCTGCTGTGGAAACACTCTCTACTCAtctgagctctgtgtgattACATTTAGAGAAAGTTGGTCCTGTTTTAGCATcttgttttagattttagattcttatggttttctttttcagataataataataaatattaactaTTAACAGTAAATTAGCAATCAAGGCAATTTATACACCGAGGTGTTATTTATAGTAAAATGAAGATCAGTAAACATTCTCTCATGTTTTAAGGAGTGTGAAAGACAACAAACCAGAACGTGTAAAACTCTGAGCTCTGTATTCTGCCTGTTTAACGTCTCACAGTCTCCTCATCATCTGTCTGTGCTGTCAGAGCTAAAGCATGTGATCTGGAAGGCAGCTCATATTTAGCTTCAATTGTTCTTCCTCATTTTAGTTCTGCAGGCTGATGGAAATAATGAAGTCACTGTAACGTTTAAGTGCAGAGATGGTGCAGATAAGCCTGCAGCTATGAGGTCACCAACAGTTACAGAAATATTCACACgttaaagaaaaaacttttcttaaagtgcaaaaaatgaacaaaaatatgaagaaatttcattttgttttcaattaTTAGCTTTGAATAAATTAACTTTGGTGCAAAtgattgtttgatttgaaaAATGATGAAGAAGTTTACAAAATAATCTCTTACTTTAGCGCGACATGATTTTATAAAGATAACTGAATATTTGATTGTCACTACTGTTATTCCAGTACAGGCACATCATGTAAACATGTGTCATGCACACAGAGGTCAAAGTGAAAATCATACTGTGCTCTTTGTCTGTGCTCCTTGTTAACTCTTTGCTGTGAGCTGAtaacataaaactaaacatCAGCTACACCGAAGACTTGAGGCTGAAACCACAGGCTGCATTTCCTCTGTTCATGGTGACCCAACCAGAAACCATGAGGCCTGTCAGTGGATAAAAATAAGCCTGTGGCAGAAAAGATGGTGACCACCAACAgtctttcacacacatgtagGCCAGTCAGAAGAGTAAAGACGTtattctttgcagtttgatcTTGTGATACTGTTTGATATTGATTCTTGAATAAAACATAATCAATGCATTTCTTTGCAGATCtgaatttatttgaattttctttcagtgttttaaaagttttacatCCATCAGAAATATACAACATTTTCCATTTGCAAAAACTTCAAGAGAtttattcaaaaacacaaacacaggtcaCATAACCTGCACTGGTGCTcaacagctttaaatgttagCAAATCTTTAACTGAGGTTGTTGAGTTTGACTGTACGCTGTGTATTCAGACACATGATGGCAGTGCTGAGAAGTAAAACAGAAAGACTGTAACAGCAGCACAATAATCACACACTCAGAGTAAATGcataaaacaacaagaacaaaaaacactttcagCTGTGATTCAGTCAttcaatttatttcaaacacATAACAAACTGAATTATTGCtgatcaaataaacaaaaattagTTTGTGGATAATTtcatacaggaaacaaaaatcaaaaataaatataaaatgttcaaatgtaaaaagattttatttctaCCTTCTAACTAAAAGATGCAAAAAAAtgatcagaaacacaaaaatatacatGAAATACATTCAAATGTATTCACTGCCTATGATATAATTCttatttatataatgtaaacaaacacagttaaagTATTTGTTGGTGCCCATATCAGTATTTACACTGCAAACACTGACTGTAAATTGTGCTGTCAGATACTAAACATCACATATTTCTCACTGCTGTTGGAACATGTTAGATACAGTCAAGgtttattacaattttttttgtaaaagtaaCCGAAGATAAAGAGCATGAATATTGAATAT encodes:
- the LOC113017643 gene encoding low affinity immunoglobulin gamma Fc region receptor II-b-like, whose protein sequence is MGHSLLCLLGLFLLSTVRHGNTEDLGVKATLTADRLPIPAGGSVTLTCDVKHSADLKYEWFRETSSAVKSTEAVGSDKVIRISKGGKYQCRGRRTGTTLLIAQSDPVIIQETVSNRTDVTLQHSWSQIFTGETITLRCEIQGGEGKVWKYEWTAPNTNSPPTSSEYRISRVSVSHSGDYRCRGSSDYLLTGWSDAFRLTGSCKLVYESN